A window from Primulina eburnea isolate SZY01 chromosome 2, ASM2296580v1, whole genome shotgun sequence encodes these proteins:
- the LOC140824596 gene encoding bidirectional sugar transporter SWEET4-like produces the protein MTYAGQALARTIIGIIGNVISFGLFISPAPTFKRIWQNKSTEEFHPYPYLLCVLNCLFWVFYGLPVVHPDSTLVITINGIGLALELIYLTIFFAYTSKRNRKIIGAFLLGEAALVGTIAAVTLLCFHTHSKRSTFVGIICVLAGIMMYGSPLSIIKKVVQTKSVEFLPFWLCLAGFVNGIVWFTYANLKTLDLYIATGNGIGAVLGLVQLSVYAYYKLYGKPKVRDDAKPAGEVQLQTSTAHRGVASLPV, from the exons ATGACTTACGCCGGACAAGCTCTTGCTCGCACAATCATCGGCATCATCG gcAATGTTATATCTTTTGGTCTCTTCATCTCTCCAGC GCCAACCTTCAAGAGGATATGGCAGAATAAGAGTACGGAGGAATTCCATCCATACCCCTATCTTCTCTGTGTGCTCAACTGTTTATTCTGGGTCTTCTATGGGTTACCCGTCGTTCATCCCGATAGCACGCTCGTCATAACTATCAACGGCATCGGCCTGGCCTTGGAGTTGATTTACCTCACCATTTTCTTCGCCTACACCAGCAAAAGGAACAGG AAAATCATAGGAGCTTTTCTACTTGGAGAGGCAGCGTTGGTTGGGACCATAGCAGCAGTCACGCTTCTTTGCTTCCACACACACAGCAAGAGATCAACTTTTGTGGGGATCATTTGTGTGCTTGCTGGTATTATGATGTACGGCTCCCCTCTCTCCATCATT AAAAAGGTTGTCCAAACTAAGAGCGTGGAATTCCTGCCATTCTGGCTTTGCTTGGCTGGATTTGTAAACGGGATCGTATGGTTTACTTACGCTAACCTCAAGACCTTGGATTTGTATATCGCT ACTGGAAACGGAATTGGAGCGGTACTGGGATTGGTGCAACTCTCTGTGTACGCTTATTACAAGCTTTACGGCAAACCGAAGGTTCGCGACGATGCTAAGCCAGCGGGAGAGGTGCAGCTCCAGACCTCCACAGCACACCGGGGCGTGGCCTCGCTGCCAGTTTGA